The Phaeodactylum tricornutum CCAP 1055/1 chromosome 2, whole genome shotgun sequence DNA window GGTCTCGTTAGGATGTTCTCCGTCATGCATTTGAACGTGCCGTCGTTCGTCGTATGATGTCAGATGTCCCCTGGGGAGTTCTTTTGTCGGGAGGCCTTGATAGTTCATTGGTGGCTGCCATTTGTGCACGCCACATTGGTCGCCGCAGTGCATCCTTTCCCAAACTTCACTCGTTTACCATAGGTTTGGAAGGTTCACCCGACATTATTGCCGCGAAGAAGGTCGCTGACTACTTGGGAACCATTCATCACGCTTACACGTACACCATTCAGGAAGGTGCCGATGCTGTGCGAGACGTCATCAGGGCGCTCGAAACATATGACCTCACCACGGTCCGAGCGTCGACGCCAATGTATTTGATGAGCCGTAAGATCAAAGCCATGGGCATTAAGATGGTTTTGTCTGGAGAAGGCGCTGACGAAGTCTTTGGTGGGTACCTTTATTTTCACAAAGCGCCCAACGCGCAGGAGTTCATGGACGAGACGATTGACAAACTCAGCCGTTTGCATATGTATGATTGCTTGCGTTGCAACAAAGCAATGAGTGCTTGGGGTGTCGAACCGCGTGTACCTTTTCTAGATGctgactttttggaagtggCCATGAACCTCGATCCGGAAGAAAAGATGATCCGTCTCGGTGAAGATGTTCCAAAGGAGGACCGTCGTGCCGAAAAGTGGTGTATCCGTAAGGCGTTCGACACCCCGGACGATCCTTACTTGCCTGATGACATCTTGTGGCGTCAAAAGGAACAATTTAGTGACGGCGTCGGCTATGGCTGGGTTGATCATTTGAAGGAAGTTGCGGAGCAGGAGGTGTCTGACCAGATGTTTGCAGCTGCAAAAAATCGCTTTCCCCACAACACGCCTACGACCAAGGAAGGATACCGCTATCGCATGATCTTTGAGGAGATTTTCCCGGGCGAAGCGCCGGAAAAGACCGTTCCAGGAGGCAAATCGATCGCTTGCTCAACTGAACGTGCTATGCAGTGGGATGCTTCTTTCGCGTCTCGGGCTGATCCTAGTGGACGTTCTGCAGGAGTCCACAGTGCAGCGTACGACGAAGCCTTTGAGGCGGATACCAAAGTTAGCGAGCCCGCTATCAAGAAGGCTAAAGCGTAGGCCAATACTTCGTTTCTAATCTTGGTTTGCAGTCAGGCAAGCACTGAT harbors:
- a CDS encoding predicted protein, translating into MCGIFAIFSSSLPESDLRRELISCSSRLRHRGPDWSGYKVIEANVEAGIPLSHGIAHERLAIMDPESGSQPLVSHDGSLIVAANGEIYNYKELYETLETPYKAKTGSDCEVILPLYEQFGASIEIPRLLRGMFSFILYDRHNDSFMIVRDHLGITPLYIGWANDGSVYVASEMKSLVGHCSKFQNFPPGHIFCSKGEHAGEFQRWFNPSWAPEMKPGVPLPKQPYQADVLRHAFERAVVRRMMSDVPWGVLLSGGLDSSLVAAICARHIGRRSASFPKLHSFTIGLEGSPDIIAAKKVADYLGTIHHAYTYTIQEGADAVRDVIRALETYDLTTVRASTPMYLMSRKIKAMGIKMVLSGEGADEVFGGYLYFHKAPNAQEFMDETIDKLSRLHMYDCLRCNKAMSAWGVEPRVPFLDADFLEVAMNLDPEEKMIRLGEDVPKEDRRAEKWCIRKAFDTPDDPYLPDDILWRQKEQFSDGVGYGWVDHLKEVAEQEVSDQMFAAAKNRFPHNTPTTKEGYRYRMIFEEIFPGEAPEKTVPGGKSIACSTERAMQWDASFASRADPSGRSAGVHSAAYDEAFEADTKVSEPAIKKAKA